One window from the genome of Cryptomeria japonica chromosome 6, Sugi_1.0, whole genome shotgun sequence encodes:
- the LOC131041248 gene encoding uncharacterized protein LOC131041248 isoform X2, with translation MAQSTFKRIDEQCAVYDQPSCAEERLEALQAMISCPTASIHSKSPAADILQAQMSLPLPINKKTLPGVYHCGYHSIKSNGATPYLIVHPKGNILVGSPRYSECLAYYIEHLGGARYMFLTRGDGAADHARWAKRLRCDRIMHIYEVGMSTADIELMLEGQGPWSIFSDFDIIFTPGHSKGSVSLFYKPLKALFTGDLLIVSTDSKLDVLEECNSLAAKQQLDCIRHLLDLDFQWILPGHGRRIEFKDSKQKNYALEKLLARENVIHQLV, from the exons ATGGCTCAG AGCACGTTTAAAAGGATTGATGAACAATGTGCAGTCTATGATCAGCCCAGCTGTGCAGAAGAAAGACTTGAGGCTCTCCAG GCTATGATATCTTGTCCTACAGCATCTATACATTCAAAGAGTCCTGCCGCTGACATTTTACAAGCACAAATGTCACTCCCTCTTCCAATAAACAAGAAGACTCTTCCT GGCGTTTATCATTGTGGATATCATTCCATTAAATCAAATGGTGCAACACCATACCTTATTGTCCATCCAAAGGGAAACATTCTTGTTGGCAG CCCTAGATATTCAGAATGCCTTGCATATTATATCGAACACCTTGGAGGGGCTCGCTACATGTTTCTGACTCGTGG TGATGGTGCAGCAGACCATGCTAGATGGGCAAAACGTCTCCGGTGTGATCGCATAATGCACATTTATGAG GTAGGCATGTCTACAGCTGATATTGAGTTGATGTTAGAAGGCCAAGGTCCATGGAGTATTTTTTCAGACTTTGACATTATTTTCACACCAGGACATTCAAAG GGTTCTGTTTCACTGTTTTATAAGCCACTGAAAGCATTATTCACTGGTGACCTCCTGATAGTTTCAACTGACAGCAAATTGGACGTTTTAGAGGAGTGTAACAGTCTTGCAG CCAAACAACAACTTGATTGCATCCGACATCTTCTAGACTTGGACTTTCAATGGATTTTACCAG GACACGGCAGGAGAATTGAATTCAAagattcaaaacaaaaaaattatgctCTAGAAAAGCTTCTTGCAAGAGAGAATGTTATCCATCAACTCGTTTAG